A stretch of Anaeromyxobacter dehalogenans 2CP-1 DNA encodes these proteins:
- the trpS gene encoding tryptophan--tRNA ligase, giving the protein MSSKRPIIVSGMRPTGRLHLGHLHGALANWVKLQDDNECFYFSADWHALTTNYHDTSVIKQAEREMFVDFIAAGIDPSRSTLFIQSRVKQHAELNLLLGMITPLGWLERSPTYKEQRENITDRDLALYGFLGYPVLMTADIILYKATRVPVGVDQVPHLELSREIVRKFNFHYGEVFPEPQPLLTAAPKILGTDGRKMSKSYGNTIDLGESAESTQKKIMGMVTDPARKRRQDPGNPDVCGVFYLHKVTSDAETVAWVDQNCRTAGIGCVDCKKKLLERLLPQQEEMRARREALLAKPKDLDDIVQLGNEKARAAAEANMVQVRAAMKLE; this is encoded by the coding sequence ATGTCCTCGAAGCGCCCCATCATCGTCAGCGGCATGCGGCCCACCGGCCGCCTCCACCTCGGCCACCTGCACGGCGCGCTCGCGAACTGGGTCAAGCTCCAGGACGACAACGAGTGCTTCTACTTCAGCGCGGACTGGCACGCGCTCACCACGAACTACCACGACACCTCGGTCATCAAGCAGGCCGAGCGCGAGATGTTCGTGGACTTCATCGCCGCGGGCATCGACCCCTCGCGGTCGACGCTGTTCATCCAGAGCCGGGTGAAGCAGCACGCCGAGCTGAACCTGCTGCTCGGCATGATCACGCCGCTCGGGTGGCTGGAGCGCTCGCCGACGTACAAGGAGCAGCGCGAGAACATCACCGACCGCGACCTCGCCCTGTACGGCTTCCTCGGCTACCCGGTGCTGATGACCGCGGACATCATCCTGTACAAGGCCACCCGCGTGCCGGTGGGCGTCGACCAGGTGCCGCACCTGGAGCTGTCGCGCGAGATCGTCCGCAAGTTCAACTTCCACTACGGCGAGGTGTTCCCCGAGCCGCAGCCGCTGCTCACCGCCGCTCCCAAGATCCTGGGCACCGACGGCCGGAAGATGTCGAAGAGCTACGGCAACACCATCGACCTGGGCGAGAGCGCCGAGTCCACGCAGAAGAAGATCATGGGCATGGTCACCGACCCGGCCCGCAAGCGGCGGCAGGACCCGGGCAACCCGGACGTCTGCGGCGTGTTCTACCTGCACAAGGTGACGAGCGACGCCGAGACCGTCGCCTGGGTGGACCAGAACTGCCGCACCGCCGGGATCGGCTGCGTGGACTGCAAGAAGAAGCTGCTCGAGCGGCTCCTGCCGCAGCAGGAGGAGATGCGCGCGCGGCGCGAGGCGCTGCTCGCGAAGCCGAAGGACCTCGACGACATCGTGCAGCTCGGGAACGAGAAGGCGCGCGCCGCGGCGGAGGCCAACATGGTCCAGGTCCGCGCCGCGATGAAGCTCGAGTAG
- a CDS encoding segregation and condensation protein A: MARNSDTDAGLGADSPRADDADARAAADAFRVTLPPLREGQPPFEGPLDLILHLVKEHEVDLFDIPIARITESYLATLEAMRDLDIDIAGEFLHMAAQLLLMKSKLLLPRTEVAEDAAGPEDAGVDPRAELVRRLLEYQKYKAAGEELGGRDILDRTVFTRRVRAERPAAPDGPEGLADVSVFKLIEALDRAIAHARPEHTHDVITDRLTISDAISRVADVLRLRRRATFEELLAGPAENRNTKANVISTFLAILEMAKLKLIRIYQAALDDAGPGAEILVEAKDTLGDDVPVGQEDYR; encoded by the coding sequence ATGGCCAGGAACAGCGACACGGACGCCGGGCTCGGCGCGGACTCGCCGCGCGCCGACGACGCCGACGCGCGCGCCGCGGCGGACGCGTTCCGGGTCACGCTCCCCCCGCTCCGCGAGGGCCAGCCGCCGTTCGAGGGGCCGCTCGACCTCATCCTTCACCTGGTGAAGGAGCACGAGGTCGATCTCTTCGACATCCCCATCGCGCGGATCACCGAGAGCTACCTCGCCACGCTCGAGGCGATGCGCGACCTCGACATCGACATCGCCGGCGAGTTCCTGCACATGGCGGCGCAGCTCCTGCTCATGAAGAGCAAGCTGCTGCTCCCGCGCACCGAGGTGGCCGAGGACGCGGCCGGTCCCGAGGACGCCGGGGTGGACCCGCGCGCCGAGCTGGTGCGGCGGCTGCTCGAGTACCAGAAGTACAAGGCCGCCGGCGAGGAGCTGGGCGGGCGCGACATCCTCGACCGCACCGTGTTCACGCGGCGCGTCCGGGCCGAGCGCCCCGCCGCGCCGGACGGGCCGGAGGGGCTCGCCGACGTCTCGGTGTTCAAGCTCATCGAGGCGCTCGATCGCGCCATCGCGCACGCGCGCCCGGAGCACACGCACGACGTGATCACCGACCGGCTCACCATCAGCGACGCCATCTCCCGCGTCGCCGACGTGCTCCGGCTGCGGCGGCGCGCCACGTTCGAGGAGCTGCTCGCCGGCCCGGCCGAGAACCGGAACACCAAGGCGAACGTGATCTCCACGTTCCTCGCCATCCTGGAGATGGCGAAGCTGAAGCTCATCCGCATCTACCAGGCCGCGCTGGACGACGCCGGCCCCGGGGCCGAGATCCTCGTCGAGGCGAAGGACACCCTCGGCGACGACGTCCCCGTCGGACAGGAGGACTACCGATGA
- the scpB gene encoding SMC-Scp complex subunit ScpB: MTEPTDRPTAAEDVPAPDGAGPEGSAAQPEAAPAAATPAADAPGTEAPGTEAPGTDAPAADAPPAASVSAAELDALQAAEEAKQGDPALDEVDPADIDVADDKELPFEKLAAAARRLSADRVRTVVETLLFLAERPLSVEEMRAASGVEVERLEKALDKLSGHYREGPCGIVLHEVAGGWQLRTSPDNSDFARRFLKVKPQRLTRAALETLAIIAYRQPVTRPEIEDIRGVDCGAVVKALLERKLVKILGKKEEPGRPILYGTTREFLEFFALKDLASLPTLREFHELSEEHRDIVEKEAPAEQAPGIEGIVAELSDEKLRAELEAKRAESDAALDELEQAMAAADEKARAAEAALADKKRADEAEAQADAEPGAGAGPGGPPAAGS; the protein is encoded by the coding sequence ATGACCGAGCCCACCGACCGGCCGACCGCCGCGGAGGACGTGCCCGCGCCGGACGGCGCGGGGCCGGAGGGCTCCGCCGCGCAGCCCGAGGCCGCGCCCGCTGCCGCGACGCCGGCTGCCGACGCGCCGGGTACCGAAGCGCCGGGTACCGAAGCGCCGGGTACCGACGCGCCGGCTGCCGACGCGCCGCCCGCGGCGTCGGTGTCCGCGGCCGAGCTGGACGCGCTCCAGGCCGCCGAGGAGGCGAAGCAGGGCGACCCGGCGCTCGACGAGGTGGATCCGGCCGACATCGACGTGGCCGACGACAAGGAGCTCCCGTTCGAGAAGCTGGCCGCGGCGGCCCGGCGGCTCAGCGCCGACCGGGTCCGCACCGTGGTCGAGACGCTGCTGTTCCTGGCCGAGCGCCCGCTGAGCGTGGAGGAGATGCGCGCCGCGAGCGGCGTCGAGGTGGAGCGGCTGGAGAAGGCGCTCGACAAGCTCTCCGGCCACTACCGCGAGGGCCCCTGCGGCATCGTGCTGCACGAGGTGGCCGGCGGCTGGCAGCTCCGCACCTCGCCGGACAACTCCGACTTCGCGCGCCGCTTCCTCAAGGTGAAGCCGCAGCGGCTGACCCGCGCCGCGCTCGAGACGCTCGCCATCATCGCGTACCGGCAGCCGGTGACCCGCCCCGAGATCGAGGACATCCGCGGCGTGGACTGCGGCGCGGTGGTGAAGGCGCTGCTCGAGCGCAAGCTGGTCAAGATCCTCGGCAAGAAGGAGGAGCCGGGGCGGCCCATCCTGTACGGCACCACCCGCGAGTTCCTGGAGTTCTTCGCGCTGAAGGACCTCGCCTCCCTCCCCACGCTGCGCGAGTTCCACGAGCTCTCCGAGGAGCACCGCGACATCGTGGAGAAGGAGGCGCCGGCGGAGCAGGCGCCCGGGATCGAGGGCATCGTGGCCGAGCTCTCCGACGAGAAGCTCCGCGCCGAGCTGGAGGCGAAGCGCGCCGAGAGCGACGCGGCGCTCGACGAGCTCGAGCAGGCGATGGCCGCGGCGGACGAGAAGGCGCGCGCGGCCGAGGCCGCGCTCGCCGACAAGAAGCGGGCCGACGAGGCCGAGGCGCAGGCCGACGCGGAGCCCGGCGCCGGCGCCGGGCCCGGTGGACCGCCGGCGGCGGGGAGCTAG
- a CDS encoding pseudouridine synthase, whose product MAEERLQKFLAGAGIASRRKAEALISAGRVRVNQRTVTELGTKVDPGRDLVTVDGALVSQPEQRSYYLLYKPSGCVTTASDPQGRPTAMEYLRGVPGRPFPVGRLDYDAEGALLLTDDGELANRLAHPRYGHQRVYLVKVKGDPPAEALERMKAGVRLEDGPARALEVAVHEHADRNVWIRVVVGEGRFHLVKRLCEAVGLQVQRLFRPEFGGIGVGGLRPGRFRRLEPEEVRALRQRVGLESGTPARGPSVRELPKAARRHGHGPPAAPGAAPPPAEPDADEVGPRARGASRAGPRAAAPGPGGRASRPSRPSRPGRAGTRRR is encoded by the coding sequence ATGGCCGAGGAGCGGCTGCAGAAGTTCCTGGCGGGGGCGGGCATCGCCTCGCGGCGCAAGGCGGAGGCGCTCATCAGCGCCGGCCGCGTGCGCGTCAACCAGCGCACGGTGACCGAGCTGGGCACCAAGGTGGACCCGGGGCGCGACCTCGTCACGGTGGACGGCGCGCTCGTCTCGCAGCCGGAGCAGCGCAGCTACTACCTGCTCTACAAGCCGTCCGGCTGCGTCACCACCGCGTCGGATCCGCAGGGTCGCCCCACCGCGATGGAGTACCTGCGCGGCGTGCCGGGGCGGCCGTTCCCGGTGGGCCGGCTCGACTACGACGCGGAGGGCGCGCTGCTGCTCACCGACGATGGCGAGCTGGCGAACCGCCTGGCCCACCCGCGCTACGGCCATCAGCGCGTGTACCTGGTGAAGGTGAAGGGCGATCCGCCGGCGGAGGCGCTGGAGCGGATGAAGGCCGGGGTCCGGCTGGAGGACGGCCCGGCGCGCGCGCTGGAGGTGGCCGTCCACGAGCACGCCGACCGGAACGTGTGGATCCGCGTGGTGGTGGGCGAGGGCCGCTTCCACCTGGTGAAGCGGCTCTGCGAGGCGGTGGGGCTGCAGGTCCAGCGCCTGTTCCGGCCGGAGTTCGGCGGCATCGGCGTCGGCGGGCTGCGGCCCGGCAGGTTCCGCCGGCTGGAGCCGGAGGAGGTGCGCGCGCTGCGGCAGCGGGTCGGGCTCGAGTCCGGCACGCCGGCCCGGGGACCGTCGGTGCGCGAGCTCCCGAAGGCGGCCCGCCGCCACGGCCACGGGCCGCCGGCGGCGCCCGGCGCGGCCCCGCCGCCGGCCGAGCCGGACGCGGACGAGGTCGGGCCGCGGGCTCGCGGCGCGAGCCGCGCCGGTCCGAGGGCCGCCGCCCCCGGCCCCGGCGGCCGCGCGTCCCGGCCGTCGCGCCCGTCGCGCCCGGGCCGCGCCGGCACCCGCCGCCGCTGA